A DNA window from Plasmodium vinckei vinckei genome assembly, chromosome: PVVCY_02 contains the following coding sequences:
- a CDS encoding eukaryotic translation initiation factor 2 subunit alpha, putative: MGDVRSKTDLGDCRFYEKKFPEVDDLIMVKVNRIEDMGAYVSILEYNDMEGMILMSELSKRRFRSVNKLIRVGRHEVVLVLRVDNQKGYIDLSKRRVSPKDIIKCEDHFSKSKKVHQTVRHVAQKHNMTVEELNRKVIWPLYKKYGHALDALKEATMNPDVIFKEMDISDAVKESLLADIKLRLTPQALKLRGRIDVWCFGYEGIDAVKEALKKGKEISNNEVTINIKLIAPPQYVIVTSCHDKELGMQKIQEAMKVISDKIKEYKGGDFKQQGEILVIGGDDEKRLEELLDKHDDLSSDDDYSSDGDEDDSSDEDNSSDEDDD, translated from the exons atgggaGACGTTAGGAGTAAAACTGATTTAGGGGATTGCcgattttatgaaaaaaaattcccCGAAGTTGATGATTTAATAATGGTTAAAGTTAATAGGATTGAGGATATGGGTGCTTATGTTTCCATACTTgaatataatgatatgGAAG GTATGATTTTAATGTCAGAACTTTCAAAGAGACGATTTAGAAgtgttaataaattaattagaGTAGGTCGACATGAAGTAGTTTTAGTTCTTCGAGTTGATAACCAAAAGGGATACATTGATTTATCAAAGAGAAGGGTATCTCCAaaagatattataaaatgtgaAGACCATTTTTCTAAATCGAAAAAAGTTCATCAAACTGTTAGGCATGTTGCacaaaaacataatatGACTGTTGAAGAATTAAACAGAAAAGTTATATGgccattatataaaaaatatggacaTGCATTAGATGCATTAAAAGAAGCAACTATGAACCCAGATGTTATATTCAAAGAAATGGATATAAGTGATGCTGTAAAAGAATCATTACTTGCAGATATAAAACTCAGATTAACACCACAAGCATTGAAATTGAGAGGAAGAATAGATGTTTGGTGTTTTGGATATGAAGGTATTGATGCTGTTAAAGaagctttaaaaaaaggaaaagaaatttcaaataatgaagtaactattaatattaaattaattgcACCCCCTCAGTATGTTATAGTAACATCATGTCATGATAAAGAATTAGGAatgcaaaaaatacaaGAAGCAATGAAAGTTATTAgtgataaaattaaagaatataaaggTGGAGATTTTAAGCAACAAGGAGAAATATTAGTTATAGGAGGTGACGATGAAAAACGATTAGAAGAATTACTTGATAAACATGATGATTTATCTAGCGATGATGACTATAGTAGTGACGGAGATGAAGATGACTCAAGTGATGAGGATAATTCAAGCGACGAAGATGatgattaa